A window of Raineyella sp. W15-4 contains these coding sequences:
- a CDS encoding histidinol-phosphate transaminase: MSLTLRPHIASMPPYRAGRSPKPGPDGRAWKVSSNENPYGPLPGVLEAVSRSLTEMNRYPDAGNTEITAAVATRHGLDEDRLAFGTGSVEVLAHLLEATCGPGDEVVYAWRSFEAYPLAVQVLGARSVPIPLTATGEHDLTAMLAAITPRTRVVMVCTPNNPTGPAVRHDDLVAFLRAVRDDIVVIVDEAYVEYVTDPDATRGLELFDVHPGVVSLRTFSKAYGLAALRVGWMAAADPALARAVRGATMPFAISAPAQTGVLASLEAEPELIGRVRVTVHERDRIAEELRRLGHPIPATQGNFVWFPAGELTHVWFDAFREAGLMTRAFPGEGLRVSIAEPDANDRILEVAGTLLG, translated from the coding sequence ATGTCGCTGACGCTGCGCCCGCACATCGCGAGCATGCCGCCCTACCGGGCGGGTCGCTCGCCGAAACCGGGACCGGACGGCCGGGCCTGGAAGGTCTCCAGCAACGAGAACCCGTACGGCCCGTTGCCGGGGGTGCTGGAGGCGGTGTCGCGGTCGCTGACCGAGATGAACCGTTACCCCGACGCCGGCAACACCGAGATCACCGCCGCGGTGGCGACCCGCCACGGGCTGGACGAGGACCGGCTGGCGTTCGGCACCGGCTCGGTCGAGGTGCTGGCCCACCTGCTCGAGGCCACCTGTGGCCCCGGCGACGAGGTCGTCTACGCCTGGCGCAGCTTCGAGGCCTACCCGCTGGCGGTCCAGGTGCTCGGCGCCCGTTCGGTGCCGATCCCGCTGACCGCGACCGGGGAGCACGACCTGACGGCAATGCTCGCCGCGATCACCCCCCGTACCCGGGTGGTGATGGTGTGCACCCCGAACAACCCGACCGGGCCGGCGGTCCGGCACGACGACCTGGTGGCCTTCCTCCGCGCGGTCCGTGACGACATCGTGGTGATCGTCGACGAGGCGTACGTGGAGTACGTCACCGATCCGGACGCCACCCGCGGCCTGGAGCTGTTCGACGTGCACCCGGGGGTGGTGTCGCTGCGGACCTTCTCCAAGGCGTACGGCCTGGCCGCCCTGCGGGTCGGCTGGATGGCGGCGGCCGATCCGGCGCTGGCCCGGGCGGTGCGCGGCGCCACCATGCCGTTCGCGATCTCCGCCCCCGCCCAGACCGGGGTGCTGGCCTCCCTGGAGGCCGAGCCCGAGCTGATCGGCCGGGTCCGGGTGACGGTCCACGAGCGCGACCGGATCGCCGAGGAGCTGCGCCGACTGGGGCATCCGATCCCGGCCACCCAGGGCAACTTCGTCTGGTTCCCCGCCGGTGAGCTGACCCATGTCTGGTTCGACGCCTTCCGCGAGGCGGGCCTGATGACCCGCGCGTTCCCCGGGGAGGGGCTGCGGGTGTCGATCGCCGAGCCGGACGCCAACGACCGCATCCTCGAGGTGGCCGGCACGCTGCTCGGCTGA
- a CDS encoding VOC family protein, with translation MHVDHLSYAAGPEGLLASAQFLSDALGVDSRDGGFHPRFGTRNRLIPLADGRYIEIVEVLDHPAADKAPFGQVVRARSEEGGGWMSWAVAIDDLSAYEAKLGREAAVGTRRFPDGRQLEWRQLGIKGLQADPQLPFFIRWISADELLPAALSAEGRTVSLRSLELSGDPARLTDWLGGDPDILLEGFHLEWTSRHGQPGIMSATFKTPRGLVTI, from the coding sequence ATGCATGTAGACCACCTCTCGTACGCCGCCGGGCCGGAGGGACTCCTGGCCTCAGCCCAGTTCCTCAGCGACGCGCTCGGGGTGGACTCCCGCGACGGAGGCTTCCACCCGCGGTTCGGCACCCGCAACCGCCTGATTCCCCTTGCCGACGGCCGGTACATCGAGATCGTCGAGGTGCTGGACCATCCCGCCGCGGATAAGGCGCCGTTCGGACAGGTCGTCCGGGCCCGCTCCGAGGAGGGCGGCGGCTGGATGTCCTGGGCGGTCGCCATCGACGACCTGTCCGCCTACGAGGCCAAGCTCGGCCGCGAGGCGGCGGTCGGCACCCGCCGGTTCCCCGACGGGCGTCAGCTCGAATGGCGCCAGCTCGGGATCAAGGGCCTCCAGGCCGACCCGCAGCTGCCCTTCTTCATCCGCTGGATCAGCGCCGACGAGCTGCTCCCGGCCGCCCTGTCCGCCGAGGGCCGTACGGTGTCGCTGCGGTCCCTCGAGCTGTCGGGTGATCCGGCCCGGCTCACCGACTGGCTCGGCGGCGACCCGGACATCCTGCTGGAGGGCTTCCACCTGGAGTGGACCAGCCGGCACGGTCAGCCCGGCATCATGTCCGCCACCTTCAAGACCCCGCGCGGTCTGGTGACCATCTGA
- a CDS encoding Ppx/GppA phosphatase family protein: MRLGVLDVGSNTVHLLVVDARVGGPPIPAASHKRVMRMAEHITAEETLSAAGTDALVAMVQECKEFAETTGCSRVLPFVTSALREASNTEEVLATVKDRTGVELRVLSGQDEARATFLAVRRWYGWSAGRLGVLDIGGGSLEMAGGSDEEPEVALSVPVGAGRMYRMYKDEGGPAACRRYVRAEIGAVVGELLRRAPFDRWVATSKTFRSLGRITGGAAPSSEGPYVHRELRLADLSGWVDRLAAMTPAQRAELPGVSKDRAEQLLAGAIVAESVMELTGAESVELCPWALREGVILNYLDHLQYWQRNGLKARSIKHVDTDLPTATSALG; encoded by the coding sequence ATGCGGCTCGGAGTGCTCGACGTGGGGTCCAACACCGTCCACCTGCTGGTCGTGGATGCCAGGGTCGGTGGTCCGCCGATCCCCGCCGCCTCGCACAAGCGGGTGATGCGGATGGCCGAGCACATCACCGCCGAGGAGACACTCTCCGCCGCGGGCACCGACGCCCTGGTGGCGATGGTCCAGGAGTGCAAGGAATTCGCCGAGACGACCGGGTGCTCGCGGGTGCTCCCCTTCGTCACCTCCGCGCTGCGGGAGGCGAGCAACACCGAAGAAGTGCTGGCGACGGTCAAGGACCGGACCGGGGTCGAACTGCGGGTGCTGTCCGGGCAGGACGAGGCGCGGGCCACCTTCCTGGCCGTCCGGCGCTGGTACGGCTGGTCGGCCGGGCGCCTCGGGGTGCTCGACATCGGCGGCGGGTCGTTGGAGATGGCCGGCGGCTCCGACGAGGAGCCGGAGGTGGCGCTGTCGGTGCCGGTCGGCGCGGGCCGGATGTACCGGATGTACAAGGACGAGGGTGGGCCGGCCGCGTGCCGGCGCTACGTCCGGGCCGAGATCGGCGCCGTGGTCGGTGAGCTGCTGCGCCGCGCGCCGTTCGACCGGTGGGTGGCCACCTCGAAGACCTTCCGGTCCCTGGGCCGGATCACCGGCGGCGCGGCGCCGTCGAGCGAGGGGCCGTACGTCCACCGCGAGCTGCGGCTGGCCGACTTGTCCGGCTGGGTCGACCGGCTCGCCGCGATGACCCCGGCGCAGCGGGCGGAGCTGCCGGGGGTCTCCAAGGACCGTGCCGAGCAGCTGCTGGCCGGCGCGATCGTCGCCGAGTCGGTGATGGAGCTGACCGGCGCGGAGTCGGTGGAGCTGTGTCCGTGGGCGCTGCGTGAGGGTGTCATCCTCAACTACCTCGACCACCTGCAGTACTGGCAGCGCAACGGCCTGAAGGCACGGTCCATCAAGCACGTCGACACCGACCTGCCGACCGCCACCTCGGCGCTGGGCTGA
- a CDS encoding LuxR C-terminal-related transcriptional regulator, translating to MQPAESPLIGRERELRTLSELFGTALAGAPAVIVVAGTAHVGTTALVTEAVRRARRAAPGAQLLRLRGLAWERRLPGELARRLCAAADARDGVRSPGSPPVTAAGPPAADPQALTAAVLDRLRGGPAGGLLLVVEDAQHADPASLRVISSAVERLAAAPVVVVLEITVEETSDPELAAVLRAHRADTVLVGGLGADAVRDLARSRGQLLSPDAARRLAAFTGGLPGLVVELLDEFPGLDREASYDALPAPRSVRQELAAVLGDATGGVRDLVTALAVCGPGTPAGEVAALAGLADMLPALDEARARGLLRVRSHQGRLTLAFTTPMLAAAGYEAVDLVTRRRLHLAAAERATDDFDRAQHLFAAGQGPDAPLAERTAALAETYAADGRWRQAADSWVLAARGHPDRGLSRRYLELALDAMTGAGDLHEAELLAQEVESFPGTARRDEALGYLATVKARRGAAEQLLHRALAEAGDDAEVEAIAAHRLSLHALGEVDAEALVTWGDRSISAADRLGRPDLPAAVEAHTMLGLGLGMAGRVAEAEAAYRRTLEVLVTGAQRQRALMGHGWLELAWDRPHQAIQDFQAAIPQDFWQGSSRVALWASGWLARAHLEVGEWDSAMAVVERAQDLLDRTGTELIAPLIHWTGAEISALRGLSAQADWHVSQCLAVSSEYLVTRLPTAMARTRVAQARSDAAASLHAMEPIATAQRPSSVDEPGFWPWHDLWAGALSLTGRLDEADAFLRPHEQRALEAGRHSTTARLAMARGRLTSLRGDIEGARQSFEEALALVEDAPYSYLRTRINFLYGQALRRAGKRREAGVVLRRALDGFSAVGASVYVERCHRELQAGGAGGTRPAGFDVESLTAQEQAVARLVARGLSNADVGRELFISVKTVQFHLTRVYSKLGVRSRTELAAHRGELTEATG from the coding sequence ATGCAGCCGGCGGAGTCGCCACTGATCGGGCGGGAGCGTGAGCTCCGGACGCTGAGCGAGCTGTTCGGGACCGCCCTCGCGGGGGCGCCGGCGGTGATCGTGGTGGCCGGGACCGCCCATGTCGGGACCACGGCGCTGGTCACCGAGGCGGTCCGCCGGGCCCGGCGGGCGGCACCCGGCGCGCAGCTGCTCCGGCTGCGGGGGCTGGCCTGGGAACGCCGGCTGCCCGGCGAACTCGCCCGGCGGTTGTGCGCCGCGGCGGACGCCCGCGACGGCGTCCGCTCCCCCGGGTCACCGCCGGTGACCGCCGCGGGCCCTCCCGCCGCCGACCCGCAGGCACTGACCGCAGCGGTCCTCGACCGGCTCCGGGGCGGGCCGGCGGGCGGGCTGCTGCTGGTCGTCGAGGACGCCCAGCACGCCGACCCGGCCTCGCTGCGGGTGATCTCCTCGGCGGTCGAACGGCTCGCCGCAGCACCGGTCGTCGTGGTCCTCGAGATCACCGTCGAGGAGACGAGCGACCCGGAGCTCGCGGCGGTGCTGCGGGCGCATCGGGCCGACACGGTGCTGGTCGGCGGGCTCGGGGCGGATGCGGTGCGTGATCTGGCCCGGTCCCGCGGTCAACTCCTCAGTCCCGACGCGGCGCGGCGACTGGCCGCCTTCACCGGCGGGCTGCCCGGGCTGGTGGTGGAGTTGCTCGACGAGTTCCCCGGCCTGGACCGGGAGGCATCGTACGACGCCCTGCCGGCGCCGCGCAGCGTCCGGCAGGAGCTGGCCGCCGTGCTGGGCGACGCCACCGGCGGGGTCCGCGACCTGGTCACTGCGCTGGCGGTGTGCGGGCCGGGCACCCCGGCCGGTGAGGTCGCCGCGCTGGCCGGGCTGGCCGACATGCTGCCGGCACTCGACGAGGCCCGGGCCCGGGGTCTGCTGCGGGTCCGCAGTCATCAGGGTCGGCTGACGCTCGCCTTCACCACTCCGATGCTGGCCGCCGCCGGGTACGAGGCGGTCGACCTGGTCACCCGGCGCCGGCTGCACCTGGCGGCGGCGGAGCGGGCCACCGACGACTTCGACCGGGCCCAGCACCTGTTCGCCGCCGGCCAGGGACCCGACGCCCCGTTGGCCGAACGGACCGCCGCGCTGGCCGAGACGTACGCCGCCGACGGCCGCTGGCGGCAGGCCGCCGACAGCTGGGTGCTCGCCGCCCGGGGACATCCGGACCGTGGGCTCAGCCGGCGCTACCTGGAGCTGGCCCTCGACGCGATGACCGGGGCCGGGGACCTGCACGAGGCGGAACTGCTGGCCCAGGAGGTGGAGTCCTTCCCCGGCACCGCCCGGCGCGACGAGGCCCTCGGCTACCTGGCCACGGTCAAGGCCCGCCGCGGGGCGGCCGAGCAACTGCTGCACCGGGCCCTGGCCGAGGCCGGTGACGACGCGGAGGTCGAGGCGATCGCCGCCCACCGGCTGTCCCTGCACGCGCTGGGCGAGGTCGATGCCGAGGCGCTGGTCACCTGGGGAGACCGGAGCATCTCGGCCGCCGACCGGCTGGGCCGGCCGGACCTGCCGGCGGCCGTCGAGGCGCACACCATGCTGGGGCTGGGCCTCGGCATGGCCGGGCGGGTCGCCGAGGCGGAGGCGGCCTACCGGCGAACCCTGGAGGTGCTGGTCACCGGGGCCCAGCGGCAGCGGGCCCTGATGGGGCACGGCTGGCTGGAACTGGCCTGGGACCGGCCCCACCAGGCGATCCAGGACTTCCAGGCCGCCATCCCCCAGGACTTCTGGCAGGGCTCGTCCCGGGTCGCGCTGTGGGCGTCCGGCTGGCTGGCCCGGGCCCACCTCGAGGTCGGCGAATGGGACAGCGCGATGGCCGTCGTCGAGCGTGCCCAGGACCTGCTCGACCGCACCGGCACCGAGCTGATCGCCCCACTGATCCACTGGACCGGGGCGGAGATCAGCGCGCTGCGCGGGCTGTCGGCCCAGGCCGACTGGCACGTCTCCCAGTGCCTCGCGGTGAGCTCGGAGTACCTGGTCACCCGGTTGCCGACCGCGATGGCCCGCACCCGGGTGGCGCAGGCCCGCTCCGATGCGGCCGCGAGTCTGCACGCAATGGAGCCGATCGCCACCGCCCAACGCCCGTCGAGCGTCGACGAGCCCGGCTTCTGGCCCTGGCACGACCTGTGGGCCGGCGCGCTGTCGCTCACCGGTCGCCTCGACGAGGCGGACGCGTTCCTGCGCCCGCACGAGCAGCGGGCCCTGGAGGCGGGCCGACACAGCACGACCGCCCGGCTGGCGATGGCGCGCGGCCGGCTGACCTCGCTGCGGGGCGACATCGAGGGGGCCCGGCAGTCCTTCGAGGAGGCGCTCGCCCTGGTCGAGGACGCGCCCTACAGCTACCTGCGGACCCGGATCAACTTCCTCTACGGCCAGGCGCTGCGGCGGGCCGGCAAGCGCCGCGAGGCGGGGGTGGTGCTGCGCCGGGCGCTGGACGGCTTCTCCGCCGTCGGGGCGTCGGTCTACGTGGAGCGCTGTCACCGGGAGCTGCAGGCCGGCGGCGCCGGCGGGACCCGCCCGGCCGGTTTCGACGTCGAGTCGTTGACCGCCCAGGAGCAGGCGGTGGCCCGGCTGGTGGCCCGGGGCCTGAGCAACGCCGACGTCGGTCGAGAGCTGTTCATCTCGGTCAAGACGGTGCAATTCCACCTGACCCGGGTCTACAGCAAGCTCGGCGTACGGTCCCGCACCGAGCTCGCCGCGCACCGCGGGGAGCTCACCGAGGCCACCGGATAG
- a CDS encoding CPBP family intramembrane glutamic endopeptidase, with the protein MRGPAAEERSAGPTTAAPRAAYALEVLLLLFVSLGRSAVYAVLSIIDMSTRPGGVAAQTSQLNPTLVPDRPWLDAIYQVVETLLPVVPALLAVYLLGRTHAAPWAAIGMDLRRRGWGRDLAAGLGLAALIGVPGLGLFLAARAAGLAADVQAAGLGTSVWAMLVLVARALMNGLLEEVIVVGYLFDRLPRLGWPPWAVLVASALLRGSYHLYQGWGGFAGNIVMGLVFGLWYRRSGRVLPLVVAHTAIDVVAFVGYAVLAPRVGWL; encoded by the coding sequence GTGCGGGGACCTGCAGCCGAGGAACGGTCGGCGGGACCCACCACCGCCGCGCCGCGAGCGGCGTACGCGCTGGAGGTGCTACTGCTGCTCTTCGTCTCGCTGGGCCGGTCGGCGGTCTACGCGGTGCTGTCGATCATCGACATGTCCACCCGGCCGGGCGGGGTTGCCGCCCAGACCAGCCAGCTCAACCCGACGCTGGTGCCCGACCGGCCCTGGCTCGACGCGATCTACCAGGTCGTCGAGACCCTGCTGCCGGTGGTGCCGGCGCTGCTCGCGGTGTACCTGCTCGGCCGCACCCATGCCGCCCCCTGGGCGGCGATCGGGATGGACCTGCGGCGCCGCGGCTGGGGGCGTGATCTCGCGGCCGGGCTGGGGCTGGCGGCGCTGATCGGTGTCCCGGGGCTCGGGTTGTTCCTGGCTGCCCGGGCCGCCGGGCTGGCCGCCGACGTCCAGGCCGCCGGGCTCGGCACCAGTGTTTGGGCGATGCTGGTGCTGGTGGCCCGGGCGCTGATGAACGGCCTGCTCGAGGAGGTCATCGTCGTCGGCTACCTCTTCGACCGGCTGCCGCGGCTGGGGTGGCCGCCGTGGGCGGTGCTGGTGGCCTCGGCGCTGCTGCGCGGCAGCTACCACCTCTACCAGGGGTGGGGTGGCTTCGCCGGCAACATCGTGATGGGGCTGGTCTTCGGCCTCTGGTACCGGCGGTCCGGTCGAGTGCTGCCGCTGGTGGTGGCCCACACCGCCATCGACGTGGTCGCCTTCGTCGGCTACGCCGTGCTGGCCCCGCGGGTGGGCTGGCTCTGA
- a CDS encoding sugar phosphate isomerase/epimerase, with protein MPRSGGTYATDRSSAQDPGEPQMDSTQADPTESDRAGTAGGPASGDGSRNLVTLSTASMFPESTASTFEVAARLGYDGVEVMIGIDQVAADVDALEKLRDYHGVPVTSIHAPTLVVTQLVWRGTGHWDKLRRSAEMALALDCDVVVVHPPFRWQGDYATGFVTGIAEVSRETGVRFCVENMYPWRTPAGEYKAYRPTWDPTDEPFEHLTLDLSHAATAQVRSLDLARAWGDRLQHMHLTDGLGSFRDEHLAPGTGNQDAAQVLQHTIGHGYTGDLCLELNTRAADSRAARERTLADALAWTRDRVAESVDLAPQPS; from the coding sequence GTGCCCCGCAGCGGCGGGACGTACGCCACCGACCGGTCGTCGGCCCAGGACCCCGGAGAACCACAGATGGACAGCACCCAGGCGGACCCCACGGAGAGCGACAGAGCGGGGACGGCCGGCGGCCCGGCGAGCGGTGACGGTTCCCGGAACCTGGTGACCCTCTCCACCGCGTCGATGTTCCCGGAGTCGACGGCCAGCACGTTCGAGGTGGCGGCCCGGCTCGGCTACGACGGGGTCGAGGTGATGATCGGCATCGACCAGGTCGCCGCCGACGTCGACGCCCTGGAGAAGCTGCGCGACTACCACGGGGTGCCGGTGACCTCGATCCACGCCCCGACCCTGGTGGTCACCCAGCTGGTCTGGCGCGGCACCGGCCACTGGGACAAGCTGCGCCGCTCCGCCGAGATGGCGCTGGCGCTGGACTGCGACGTGGTCGTGGTGCACCCGCCGTTCCGCTGGCAGGGCGACTACGCGACCGGGTTCGTCACCGGCATCGCCGAGGTCTCCCGGGAGACCGGGGTGCGGTTCTGCGTCGAGAACATGTACCCGTGGCGTACGCCGGCGGGGGAGTACAAGGCCTACCGGCCGACCTGGGACCCGACCGACGAGCCGTTCGAGCACCTCACCCTGGACCTGTCGCACGCCGCGACCGCGCAGGTGCGCTCGCTGGACCTGGCCCGGGCCTGGGGCGACCGGCTGCAGCACATGCACCTGACCGACGGCCTGGGGTCCTTCCGCGACGAACACCTTGCCCCGGGGACCGGCAACCAGGACGCCGCACAGGTCCTGCAGCACACCATCGGCCACGGTTACACCGGCGACCTGTGCCTGGAGCTGAACACCCGTGCCGCGGACAGCCGGGCAGCGCGGGAACGCACCCTCGCCGACGCGCTCGCCTGGACCCGCGATCGGGTGGCCGAGTCGGTCGACCTCGCCCCGCAGCCGTCGTGA